A genome region from Rhodanobacter thiooxydans includes the following:
- a CDS encoding TolC family protein — MLFSCLARRRCAWALLIILGGSVTVAAAQTASAPPLTLDAAVRQGVIHTPLLTARNADLDATREESVRAGRLPDPSLTFGVSNFPVTDPGAFSLRSDTMTMRTIGVMQTIPSRAARTAERSLAAAQVDAAEAERTATTQDVRERIADAWIGVWAATQQRTLLDALRDESTLAVQVAKARLRGGTGSAADVLAAQAQALTLANRIEAADAELQAARASLQRWLGDAPTALADAPDFDQLPVAPDQLEQHTDRQAPMQAWQAREQVADAALAQARASKHPDWSVDVTYGRRAPYLSDMVMVQMGVSLPLFTRNRQDRAISAKQAQRDAVESAHEDARRAQRETVARDVAAWQGWGRQIARDRTALLPLARDRSRVALAAYRGGGTLQPWLDARRDEIALRLDYADALAARARAWAALAYLLPESTSSSENLP, encoded by the coding sequence ATGCTATTTTCCTGTTTGGCCCGGCGCCGTTGCGCGTGGGCGCTGCTTATCATCCTGGGCGGATCGGTGACTGTTGCCGCGGCGCAAACCGCCAGTGCGCCACCCCTGACGCTCGACGCCGCCGTGCGGCAGGGCGTGATCCATACGCCACTGCTCACCGCGCGCAACGCCGATCTCGATGCGACGCGCGAGGAGTCCGTGCGCGCGGGCCGCTTGCCCGACCCGTCGCTGACCTTCGGCGTCTCCAATTTTCCGGTCACCGACCCGGGCGCCTTCAGCCTGCGCTCGGACACGATGACCATGCGCACGATCGGCGTGATGCAAACGATCCCCTCGCGTGCAGCACGGACGGCCGAACGGTCGCTCGCGGCCGCGCAGGTCGACGCTGCCGAGGCCGAGCGCACCGCTACAACACAAGATGTGCGTGAGCGCATCGCCGATGCCTGGATCGGCGTATGGGCGGCCACACAACAGCGCACGCTGCTGGATGCCTTGCGTGACGAAAGCACCCTCGCCGTACAGGTCGCCAAAGCGCGGCTGCGCGGCGGCACCGGCAGTGCCGCGGACGTGCTGGCGGCACAGGCCCAGGCGCTGACGCTGGCCAACCGGATCGAGGCGGCCGACGCGGAGTTGCAGGCGGCGCGTGCCTCCTTGCAGCGCTGGCTGGGCGACGCGCCGACGGCGCTGGCGGACGCCCCGGACTTCGACCAGTTGCCGGTCGCGCCGGATCAACTCGAACAGCACACCGATCGGCAGGCGCCAATGCAGGCGTGGCAGGCGCGCGAGCAGGTGGCCGATGCCGCACTGGCGCAGGCGCGCGCCTCGAAGCATCCGGACTGGAGCGTGGACGTGACCTACGGCCGCCGCGCGCCGTATCTGTCGGACATGGTGATGGTGCAGATGGGTGTGAGCCTGCCGCTGTTCACCCGCAACCGGCAAGACCGCGCCATCAGCGCGAAGCAGGCGCAACGCGATGCGGTCGAGTCGGCGCACGAGGATGCCCGCCGTGCGCAACGCGAAACCGTCGCGCGCGACGTCGCCGCCTGGCAGGGCTGGGGGCGGCAGATCGCACGCGATCGCACGGCGCTGCTGCCGCTGGCCCGCGATCGCAGCCGGGTGGCGCTGGCCGCCTACCGCGGCGGCGGCACGCTGCAACCGTGGCTCGATGCGCGCCGCGACGAGATCGCGCTGCGCCTCGACTACGCCGATGCGCTGGCAGCTCGCGCCCGCGCCTGGGCCGCCTTGGCCTACCTGTTGCCCGAATCCACTTCGTCTTCGGAGAACCTGCCATGA